In the genome of Candidatus Omnitrophota bacterium, one region contains:
- a CDS encoding glycosyltransferase family 2 protein, whose protein sequence is MENSSAQIKLSFCIPTYNRAGFIGQTLDSIISQASDNIEIVIVDGASTDNTSEVVDMYRKKFKNLVYFCSGKNMGVDRDMAKTIELARGQYCWMFSDDDLLKPRAIKTILKEIESGCEIYLCNITACNLNMHAYKQMSWLSVKIEDRIFNLDNAEEFKFYCNNANSIGALFSYMSSIILRREQWNISGFDQDFQSTAYALASSLISFTARKCRLKYIKDSLVLWRNDNESFQYSGGLVKRFLLDFDGYLKLADKYFLSNPDLRMSFLKVMTREHPWYTILHVVSLIRDQQLWLQFKNYLLAFGYSRGMIRICRFCSMNQAMVGSAVRLKRAVVRSGFYLWLDRNSRR, encoded by the coding sequence ATGGAAAATTCATCAGCTCAAATAAAGCTGTCATTTTGCATTCCTACCTATAATCGCGCAGGATTTATTGGTCAGACTTTGGATAGTATTATTTCTCAAGCTAGTGATAACATTGAGATTGTTATTGTGGATGGGGCATCTACCGATAATACTTCTGAAGTCGTGGATATGTATCGTAAGAAATTTAAGAATTTGGTTTATTTCTGCTCTGGGAAGAATATGGGTGTGGACCGGGATATGGCTAAGACAATCGAACTGGCACGAGGCCAATATTGCTGGATGTTTTCAGACGATGATTTGCTAAAGCCGAGGGCAATCAAAACAATCTTAAAAGAGATTGAGTCCGGGTGTGAAATATATCTATGTAATATAACCGCCTGCAACTTAAATATGCATGCCTATAAACAAATGTCTTGGCTGTCTGTTAAGATAGAAGACAGGATTTTTAACCTCGATAACGCGGAAGAGTTTAAGTTTTACTGTAATAATGCGAATTCAATTGGTGCTCTTTTTAGTTATATGAGTTCAATTATTTTACGCCGCGAACAATGGAATATCTCAGGATTTGATCAGGATTTTCAGTCTACAGCATATGCGCTTGCTTCATCATTGATTTCTTTTACTGCCAGAAAATGTAGGCTCAAGTATATAAAGGATTCGTTAGTGCTTTGGCGTAACGATAATGAAAGTTTTCAGTATTCCGGTGGGTTAGTGAAAAGATTTCTACTTGATTTTGACGGCTATTTAAAACTAGCGGATAAGTATTTTCTTAGTAATCCGGATTTAAGAATGTCGTTTCTTAAAGTGATGACTCGTGAGCATCCTTGGTATACGATTTTGCACGTCGTATCATTAATTCGCGATCAACAATTATGGCTGCAATTCAAAAATTATTTGTTAGCTTTTGGATATAGTCGTGGAATGATTAGGATATGCCGTTTTTGTTCTATGAATCAGGCAATGGTGGGATCCGCGGTTAGGTTAAAAAGGGCAGTAGTGCGCAGCGGTTTTTATTTATGGCTAGATAGAAATAGTCGCAGATAA
- a CDS encoding class I SAM-dependent methyltransferase gives MYKKIESCRICGNTKLEKILDLGEQMLTGVFPGKKGAQVTTGPLRLVKCAGDQDICGLLQLEHSYDLGQMYGQNYGYRSGLNPSMVRHLHAKVAKILKQVNLQKGDLIVDIGSNDGTTLAAYPASGYNLVGIDPTGVKFHQYYLPHIQLIPDFFSSALLKEWFPGKKAKIVTSFSMFYDLEDPLGFMRQIYDVLADDGAWVFEQSYMPTMLVNNSYDTVCHEHLEFYALSQIKWMADRVGFRIADVEFNDINGGSFSVMVVKSSGNSTVAASVQKILGMERDSGLGTLEPYLEFAKRVKKTKIDLLGFLKTTQLQGENVAALGASTKGNVLLQYCQLTNKDIAFVAEVNSEKFGCYTPGSWIPIISEDQLSIRKPDYLIVLPWHFKNFFQAQEKYKQFKLVFPLPNLEIAAAK, from the coding sequence GTGTATAAAAAGATCGAAAGCTGCAGGATATGCGGTAACACAAAGTTGGAGAAGATACTTGATTTGGGAGAGCAGATGCTCACAGGGGTATTCCCCGGTAAAAAAGGCGCGCAAGTTACAACCGGGCCGTTACGCTTAGTAAAATGCGCTGGGGATCAAGATATTTGCGGGCTTCTGCAGCTTGAACATTCCTATGATTTGGGTCAGATGTATGGCCAAAATTATGGTTATCGTTCAGGATTAAATCCAAGCATGGTCAGGCATCTTCATGCGAAAGTGGCAAAGATTCTTAAACAGGTTAACTTGCAAAAAGGAGATTTAATAGTTGATATCGGTAGTAATGATGGTACAACGCTTGCGGCTTATCCAGCCTCAGGGTATAACCTAGTAGGTATCGATCCTACGGGGGTTAAATTCCATCAGTATTATTTACCGCATATTCAATTAATACCTGATTTCTTTTCTTCTGCTTTATTGAAAGAGTGGTTTCCCGGTAAAAAAGCAAAGATAGTCACATCTTTTTCCATGTTTTATGACCTGGAGGATCCATTGGGTTTTATGCGTCAAATATATGATGTCCTCGCGGATGACGGAGCGTGGGTTTTTGAGCAAAGCTACATGCCAACTATGCTTGTGAATAATTCATATGATACCGTTTGCCACGAACATCTTGAGTTCTACGCATTAAGTCAGATTAAATGGATGGCAGATAGGGTAGGTTTTAGGATTGCTGATGTTGAGTTTAACGATATTAATGGCGGGAGTTTTTCCGTAATGGTGGTAAAGTCAAGTGGTAATTCGACTGTTGCCGCATCAGTGCAGAAAATCCTTGGAATGGAAAGAGATAGCGGTTTGGGTACACTTGAGCCTTATTTGGAATTCGCTAAGCGCGTCAAAAAAACAAAGATAGATTTACTGGGGTTTTTAAAAACAACCCAATTACAAGGGGAAAACGTAGCTGCGCTTGGAGCTTCGACTAAGGGGAACGTATTGCTGCAGTACTGTCAATTAACAAATAAAGATATAGCGTTTGTTGCAGAGGTGAATTCCGAGAAGTTTGGATGCTATACTCCGGGTTCCTGGATACCGATTATTTCAGAAGATCAGTTATCTATCAGGAAGCCTGATTATCTGATTGTTTTGCCTTGGCATTTTAAGAATTTTTTTCAGGCGCAAGAGAAATATAAACAATTTAAGCTGGTTTTTCCTTTACCTAATCTAGAGATTGCAGCAGCGAAGTGA
- a CDS encoding GDP-mannose 4,6-dehydratase: MKTALITGIAGQDGSYLTEFLLAKGYKVIGIEQNRDNIPDYFSSSLINKVDLLQLDIVNYSGIKEVFLRYKPDEVYNYAAYSSGSGMFDNPAKIAEVNGLAVVHMLEIIRQAKISSRFCQASSSEMFGGTTGSPQSEKTPFNPRSPYGAAKLYAHSMVGIYRKHYGLFASSAILFNHESPRRGLGFVTKKIVHEAVRIKLGLAGELHLGNLDARRDWGFAGDYVQAMWLMLQQPEASDYVVATGQTHSVREICEIVFGYLNLDYKSYVRNDPAEYRMFEEAQLVGDWTKARTQLGWSPKVGFREMITLMVDAEMEMKSV, translated from the coding sequence ATGAAAACTGCCTTAATTACCGGGATCGCTGGTCAGGATGGTTCATATTTGACGGAATTTCTCCTTGCTAAAGGCTATAAGGTTATCGGCATTGAGCAAAACCGCGATAATATCCCGGACTATTTTTCATCTTCCTTGATTAATAAGGTCGATTTGCTTCAGTTAGATATCGTAAACTATTCCGGAATTAAGGAAGTATTTTTACGGTATAAGCCGGACGAAGTTTATAATTACGCTGCCTATTCATCAGGCTCCGGGATGTTTGATAATCCTGCTAAAATAGCAGAGGTAAATGGGCTGGCGGTTGTGCATATGCTGGAAATTATCCGTCAGGCTAAGATAAGCTCGCGTTTTTGTCAGGCGTCCTCTAGCGAGATGTTTGGCGGCACAACTGGGTCACCTCAATCTGAAAAAACACCTTTTAATCCGCGTTCACCTTATGGCGCCGCGAAACTTTACGCCCACTCTATGGTAGGGATATACCGCAAACATTATGGTTTATTTGCGTCTTCGGCAATACTTTTCAATCATGAGAGCCCGCGTCGGGGCCTGGGTTTTGTCACAAAAAAGATTGTCCATGAAGCAGTAAGGATCAAACTGGGTTTGGCTGGCGAACTGCATTTGGGTAATCTTGATGCGCGCAGGGATTGGGGGTTTGCAGGCGATTATGTGCAGGCAATGTGGCTTATGTTACAGCAGCCTGAGGCTTCGGATTATGTAGTGGCTACCGGACAGACCCATTCAGTACGGGAAATTTGTGAGATAGTCTTTGGGTATCTTAACCTTGATTATAAATCTTATGTCCGTAATGATCCGGCTGAATATCGTATGTTTGAGGAAGCGCAATTAGTGGGCGACTGGACAAAAGCCAGAACGCAATTGGGATGGAGCCCCAAGGTGGGATTTCGTGAAATGATTACCTTGATGGTCGATGCCGAGATGGAGATGAAGAGTGTATAA
- a CDS encoding glycosyltransferase family 4 protein, with protein MRVLLVTGSYPPMKCGVGDYTYNLAQALAVNHEIQVGVLTSAINGTINKVAGVEIFPIIKKWGIAETLKVIKVIKRWSPDIVHIQYPTQGYGNVLLPWLLPVISFLMGKKVVQTWHEIYVLRNAPKVFLKSIIPGGLVFVRPRYIESLHFIMRWALWGKKTATIQNASSIPCVNLDETEKSQLKKQYLKTQKRLVVFSGFIYPHKGIELLFEIANPATDQIVIAGEDVKETGYLPEIIKRVSLGLWSEKVTFTGFLPAQGLAALLAVADAVILPFRNGAGEWNTSIHAAVLNRAFVITTSLTQRGYDRKRNIYFTKVDDIQEMKSALANYAGKRRDYDHDIDRDQWQEIADRHCLLYEDICG; from the coding sequence ATGAGAGTTTTGTTAGTTACGGGTTCTTATCCGCCGATGAAGTGTGGAGTTGGTGATTATACCTACAATTTGGCGCAAGCGCTTGCTGTCAATCATGAAATCCAAGTTGGTGTTCTTACTAGCGCAATAAACGGCACGATTAATAAAGTAGCAGGGGTAGAGATTTTTCCCATTATAAAAAAATGGGGCATTGCCGAAACATTGAAAGTTATAAAGGTTATCAAGCGCTGGTCTCCGGATATTGTGCATATTCAATATCCGACTCAGGGTTATGGGAATGTTTTGTTGCCGTGGCTGTTGCCGGTTATTTCATTCTTGATGGGGAAAAAAGTTGTACAGACCTGGCATGAAATATATGTTTTGCGAAATGCTCCAAAAGTTTTCCTAAAATCAATTATTCCTGGCGGACTGGTATTTGTGCGCCCAAGATACATAGAAAGCCTGCACTTTATAATGCGTTGGGCTTTATGGGGAAAGAAAACCGCAACTATACAAAATGCATCTAGTATCCCTTGTGTTAATCTTGATGAAACAGAAAAGAGCCAACTTAAGAAGCAATACTTAAAAACACAAAAACGCTTGGTTGTTTTTTCGGGGTTCATATATCCTCATAAGGGTATTGAATTGTTATTTGAGATTGCTAACCCTGCGACAGACCAGATTGTGATAGCCGGAGAAGATGTTAAAGAAACAGGCTATTTGCCCGAGATTATTAAGCGTGTTTCGCTTGGGTTATGGTCAGAAAAGGTGACTTTTACCGGTTTTCTTCCTGCGCAGGGCTTGGCCGCGTTATTAGCGGTTGCTGATGCGGTGATTTTGCCTTTTAGAAATGGCGCCGGAGAATGGAATACTTCTATTCATGCTGCCGTATTAAACAGGGCGTTTGTAATAACTACATCTTTGACCCAAAGAGGTTATGATAGGAAACGAAATATATATTTTACAAAAGTGGATGATATTCAAGAAATGAAGTCAGCTCTTGCTAATTACGCTGGCAAGCGCAGAGATTATGATCATGATATTGATCGTGATCAATGGCAGGAAATCGCAGACAGGCATTGTTTATTATATGAGGACATTTGCGGATAA
- a CDS encoding class I SAM-dependent methyltransferase codes for MALKILQNKIEILQARQKLLAKRVSFIDLPVHCLLRKLKLKPGMAIGGRVKSWDVLSVIDFLDSHVQKNEPILDIGCYASETIVALHKLGYSNLTGVDLNSNLLKMPYRNFIHYEIGDFMHTKFDDGAFRAITSISVIEHGFNGPLLLKEVSRLLNKGGYFIATFDYWPEKIDTKGVKLFGLDWQIFSRDEIKDLIIKAGCYGLVPSGKMLYEAKDAPIDWQGKKYTFAWLALRKV; via the coding sequence ATGGCTTTAAAAATTTTACAGAATAAAATTGAAATACTCCAAGCCCGCCAAAAGTTGCTGGCTAAAAGGGTTTCTTTTATTGATTTACCCGTTCATTGCTTATTGAGGAAATTAAAGCTTAAGCCTGGAATGGCAATAGGGGGAAGAGTGAAGAGTTGGGATGTGCTTTCTGTTATAGATTTTCTTGATAGCCATGTACAAAAAAATGAGCCGATACTTGATATTGGTTGCTATGCTTCAGAGACGATTGTCGCTTTGCATAAACTAGGTTATTCCAACTTAACAGGCGTGGATTTAAATTCAAACTTGCTAAAAATGCCCTACCGGAATTTCATACATTATGAAATCGGCGATTTTATGCACACAAAATTTGATGATGGCGCGTTTCGGGCAATTACGTCAATTTCAGTAATAGAGCATGGTTTTAATGGCCCGTTGTTGCTAAAAGAGGTATCTCGTCTTTTGAATAAAGGTGGATACTTTATCGCGACATTTGATTATTGGCCGGAGAAAATTGATACCAAAGGGGTAAAATTATTTGGGTTAGATTGGCAGATTTTCTCAAGAGATGAGATTAAGGATTTAATTATTAAAGCGGGATGTTACGGTTTAGTGCCTTCCGGTAAAATGTTGTATGAAGCTAAAGATGCGCCTATTGATTGGCAAGGGAAAAAATATACCTTTGCGTGGTTAGCGCTAAGAAAGGTTTAG
- the gmd gene encoding GDP-mannose 4,6-dehydratase → MRKRMGRRKVALITGITGQDGAYLAEFLLGKGYVVHGLRRRSSLFNTARIDHLLRDVHEKGVHFFLHHGDMTDSSSLIRVIHQTQPDEIYNLAAQSHVAVSFEEPEYTADSDALGALRVLEAIRILGLENKTRYYQASTSELFGLAQETPQKETTPFYPRSPYAVAKLYAYWITVNYREAYGIYACNGILFNHESPVRGELFVSRKITQALARIKLGLQECLYLGNLNAKRDWGHAKDYVEAQWLMLQQPQPQDLVIATGKQHSVREFVELAAAELDIKITWKGSGINEKGYTKDGRCIIAVDSRYFRPTEVDALIGDAGKAKAKLGWVPKVTFHQLVSEMIHRDLSSAKRQESLKKHTQER, encoded by the coding sequence ATGAGAAAAAGGATGGGGCGCCGAAAAGTTGCTTTAATTACAGGGATTACTGGTCAAGACGGGGCATATCTGGCTGAATTTCTCTTAGGTAAGGGATATGTAGTTCATGGCTTAAGGCGGCGCTCGTCTCTTTTTAATACGGCTCGCATTGATCATCTTTTGCGTGATGTTCATGAAAAGGGTGTGCATTTTTTTCTGCACCATGGCGATATGACAGATTCATCTAGCTTAATACGCGTAATTCACCAAACGCAGCCAGATGAGATATATAACCTGGCGGCTCAAAGTCATGTCGCGGTATCATTTGAGGAGCCTGAGTATACCGCGGATTCCGATGCGTTAGGGGCCTTACGAGTCCTTGAGGCAATACGTATATTGGGTTTAGAAAATAAAACTCGCTATTACCAAGCTTCTACTTCGGAACTTTTTGGGTTGGCTCAAGAGACTCCCCAAAAAGAGACAACTCCATTTTATCCTCGCTCGCCATATGCGGTTGCCAAACTGTACGCTTACTGGATTACCGTTAACTATCGTGAGGCGTATGGCATTTACGCGTGCAACGGGATACTGTTTAATCATGAGTCTCCGGTGCGAGGTGAGCTTTTCGTAAGCCGCAAGATCACTCAAGCACTGGCCCGTATAAAGCTGGGATTACAGGAATGTTTGTATCTTGGTAATCTAAACGCAAAACGCGACTGGGGGCATGCTAAAGATTATGTTGAAGCTCAATGGCTTATGTTGCAGCAACCACAACCGCAAGACCTCGTAATTGCTACCGGAAAGCAGCATAGCGTGCGTGAATTCGTGGAATTGGCTGCAGCCGAACTTGATATTAAGATCACTTGGAAGGGGTCTGGAATTAACGAGAAAGGTTATACAAAAGATGGCCGCTGTATTATTGCTGTGGATTCCCGTTATTTCCGGCCAACAGAGGTAGATGCTCTTATTGGTGATGCAGGCAAGGCAAAGGCCAAGCTTGGATGGGTTCCGAAAGTTACTTTTCATCAATTAGTTTCCGAAATGATACATCGGGATCTTAGCAGTGCTAAACGCCAAGAATCGCTCAAAAAACATACTCAAGAAAGATAG
- a CDS encoding glycosyltransferase, translating into MIRVPTIEDYLTREAHPLRQTGGCRRPGRGKDNLQMPLITVVTIVRNRQETLQQTITSVLDQSYKNIEYIIVDGASTDGTLEVIKKFDDKIDLWVSEPDSGTSDAFNKAISMAEGDFIFGLSSDDWIEPSFIEAAAEIISNTGADFIFGDMLMHDGQNSGKVYKGNPDYAKAIMSGWAYCFFPTMVIRRKCFQEIGLIDLAYKFVNDYDLVLRLHLNGAIGCYNNLLFVHRRVGGIGECYPVQSMLEHLRLLRKYRLPKSKAMCAYLYFFVRRGLGKLAKLIMPRAIYKTLKRVASGG; encoded by the coding sequence ATGATAAGAGTCCCTACGATTGAAGATTATTTAACAAGAGAAGCGCATCCTCTGCGCCAAACAGGAGGCTGTCGTAGACCTGGCAGGGGCAAAGACAATCTTCAAATGCCTCTTATAACCGTTGTAACAATTGTACGCAACCGGCAGGAAACATTGCAGCAAACAATAACGTCTGTATTGGATCAAAGCTATAAAAATATTGAATATATTATCGTAGATGGAGCGTCTACAGATGGCACTCTGGAAGTAATTAAGAAATTTGATGATAAAATAGATTTGTGGGTTAGCGAGCCTGATTCCGGTACATCTGATGCTTTTAATAAAGCAATCAGTATGGCTGAAGGTGATTTTATATTTGGCCTATCATCTGATGACTGGATTGAGCCATCTTTTATTGAAGCGGCAGCGGAAATAATTTCAAATACGGGTGCAGATTTTATTTTTGGGGATATGCTTATGCATGACGGTCAGAATTCAGGTAAAGTATATAAAGGTAACCCTGATTATGCCAAAGCTATTATGTCTGGGTGGGCATATTGTTTTTTCCCAACAATGGTGATAAGGAGAAAATGTTTTCAAGAAATTGGTTTAATAGATTTGGCTTATAAATTTGTGAATGATTATGATTTGGTGTTGAGGTTGCATCTGAATGGTGCAATTGGTTGCTATAATAATCTTCTATTTGTGCATAGAAGAGTTGGGGGCATTGGTGAATGTTATCCTGTTCAAAGCATGCTTGAACATTTAAGGTTGTTAAGGAAATATAGATTGCCGAAGTCTAAGGCTATGTGTGCGTATTTATACTTTTTTGTGCGCCGAGGATTAGGAAAACTTGCTAAATTAATTATGCCCAGGGCTATTTATAAAACACTCAAGCGGGTTGCGTCAGGAGGTTAG
- a CDS encoding FkbM family methyltransferase → MRQDKVAFNDIVIWHVGGSGDCGPVEKILCSPFRDKVKLIIFEPREASNDAKYIQELSLRGIKGLLVNTCVLDKVGKQTLYINKHPQSSSLLRPAQKAKLEHIPWGDWLTWAEDTALDRTVTVETTTIDRLVQGNNLPLPDVVSIDAQGSELPVLLGGAQSISKNTLCVVSEVEFFEIYEGQGLFQDQYQFLYKLDFRLADILNQQYWHPSFRLGEGFLSVGEALFLRNPGTWGDYASYDDERKVISLLKLAVISYCFERYSNVYRIIETIKKQFADASKVILSATADYNKLIEVYNFINQNMDKYKTDKFYLQNKPDYSILSRKPFRRNQFKWITKQILPPFALGVIRKLRNKLKDGKQ, encoded by the coding sequence ATGCGTCAAGATAAAGTTGCTTTCAACGATATTGTGATCTGGCATGTTGGTGGTTCTGGGGATTGCGGCCCGGTTGAAAAGATATTGTGTTCTCCTTTCCGCGATAAAGTGAAGTTGATTATTTTTGAACCGCGTGAAGCAAGCAATGACGCAAAGTATATTCAAGAGCTTTCACTTAGGGGGATTAAGGGGTTACTTGTAAACACCTGTGTCCTTGATAAGGTAGGTAAACAAACTTTATATATAAATAAACATCCGCAAAGCAGCAGTTTACTAAGGCCGGCACAAAAAGCTAAGCTTGAGCATATACCCTGGGGTGATTGGTTGACATGGGCGGAGGATACGGCTCTTGACAGGACCGTTACTGTTGAAACTACAACCATAGATAGGTTGGTCCAGGGTAATAATTTGCCTCTTCCTGATGTAGTCAGTATAGATGCCCAAGGGTCTGAGTTGCCTGTGCTGCTTGGAGGCGCACAGTCAATTAGCAAAAATACATTATGTGTGGTTAGCGAGGTAGAATTCTTTGAAATTTACGAAGGGCAAGGATTGTTTCAAGATCAGTATCAGTTCCTCTATAAGCTAGATTTTCGTCTCGCAGATATATTAAATCAGCAATATTGGCATCCTTCTTTCAGGCTTGGAGAAGGATTTCTATCTGTCGGAGAAGCGCTATTTTTGCGTAACCCGGGAACTTGGGGAGATTATGCGTCTTATGATGATGAAAGAAAAGTGATTAGCTTGCTGAAATTAGCTGTAATTTCATATTGTTTTGAGAGGTATTCTAATGTCTATCGGATTATCGAAACCATCAAAAAGCAGTTTGCTGATGCTTCTAAAGTTATTTTAAGCGCTACTGCGGATTATAATAAGTTGATTGAGGTCTATAATTTTATAAACCAGAATATGGATAAGTACAAAACTGATAAATTCTATTTGCAAAATAAGCCAGACTATAGCATTCTTTCGAGAAAACCTTTTAGGAGAAATCAGTTTAAATGGATTACCAAGCAAATATTGCCTCCTTTTGCTCTTGGTGTTATCAGGAAGCTTAGAAATAAGCTAAAAGATGGTAAACAGTAA